From one Gracilibacillus salinarum genomic stretch:
- a CDS encoding DUF3976 domain-containing protein produces MQSFLFIIMFIIGYIVLFLFVRNDVDEEKKLTRKGFIKLITGITVIFVSTAVIVAAT; encoded by the coding sequence ATGCAAAGCTTTTTATTCATCATTATGTTCATCATTGGTTACATCGTCTTGTTCTTGTTTGTCCGGAATGATGTTGATGAGGAGAAAAAACTGACAAGGAAAGGTTTTATCAAACTTATTACAGGCATCACCGTTATATTCGTTTCAACAGCTGTAATAGTAGCAGCAACTTGA
- a CDS encoding helix-turn-helix transcriptional regulator, whose product MKNKLKEIRNTHQYSQDYLANALGVSRQTIISIEKGKYNPSLPLAMQIARIFNVYVEEIFLLEDSEE is encoded by the coding sequence TTGAAAAACAAGTTGAAAGAAATTCGAAATACGCATCAATATTCTCAAGATTATTTAGCTAACGCGCTAGGTGTATCCAGGCAGACCATTATCTCTATCGAAAAAGGAAAATACAATCCTTCTCTTCCCCTAGCCATGCAAATAGCAAGGATTTTTAATGTTTATGTGGAAGAAATTTTTTTACTCGAAGATTCAGAGGAGTGA
- a CDS encoding permease has translation MYNRLAYFILGCLFTVLALLMLATAIIVQQAPLAITYTFLSLSIMSFCLYYLFPHFVKKDERVKIIKQKGAYFSIFAFLLYVMIFSLLLQTNLLQLSASYLIAILASLMISTIFISFCIFAKLY, from the coding sequence TTGTATAATCGTTTAGCATATTTCATACTCGGATGTTTGTTCACTGTGCTTGCCTTACTCATGTTAGCAACTGCGATAATCGTCCAACAAGCACCATTAGCAATTACGTATACATTTTTATCATTATCGATTATGTCTTTTTGTCTATATTATCTTTTTCCGCATTTTGTAAAAAAGGATGAGAGAGTAAAAATAATTAAGCAAAAGGGTGCCTATTTCTCGATCTTTGCCTTTTTACTTTATGTCATGATTTTCTCACTGCTACTGCAAACGAATCTGTTACAACTTTCTGCATCCTATTTGATAGCTATTCTTGCTTCACTTATGATAAGTACGATTTTTATTTCCTTTTGTATTTTCGCAAAGCTGTATTAG